A section of the bacterium genome encodes:
- the chrA gene encoding chromate efflux transporter: MISDSPGHPSFLQAFRFWFKLGWISFGGPTGQIAIMHQELVEKRRWISEERFLHALNYCMLLPGPEAQQLAIYIGWLLHRAWGGIVAGAFFVIPSIFILTSLSWVYMAYGKIPVIASLFYGLKAAVLAIVAAAVIRIGQKVLKNGAMITLAAAAFVGIFFLKIPFPLIILGAGLIGLAGGRMAPKHFLVVKGHGASSSSGSGAVLDTHHETPDHAHPTLVHTLKVLGLCLPLWFLPLIALSLRRGSEDVFFRMGIFFSKAAMVTFGGAYAVLPYVAQECVKTYGWLTGAQMMDGLGLAETTPGPLIMVVNFVGFVGAWQHAGGLPPWLAGVFGGLVATYFTFLPCFLWIFLGAPYVEKLRGNVQLTSALSAITAAVVGVVLNLAVFFGGHVLKPEGRGFDFAALMLAAIAFFGMRKWNWDIVWVALGAAFAGLLLHIGHLIPI, from the coding sequence GTGATTTCCGATTCCCCCGGACACCCGTCTTTCCTTCAGGCCTTTCGCTTCTGGTTCAAGCTGGGCTGGATCAGTTTCGGCGGTCCCACGGGCCAGATCGCCATCATGCACCAGGAGCTCGTCGAGAAGCGCCGCTGGATCTCCGAGGAGCGGTTCCTCCACGCCCTCAATTACTGCATGTTGCTTCCCGGTCCCGAGGCCCAGCAGCTCGCCATCTACATCGGCTGGCTCCTGCACCGGGCCTGGGGAGGGATCGTCGCGGGGGCGTTCTTCGTCATCCCGTCGATCTTCATCCTGACGTCTTTGAGCTGGGTCTACATGGCCTACGGGAAGATCCCGGTCATCGCATCGCTCTTCTATGGCCTCAAAGCGGCGGTGCTGGCGATCGTCGCGGCGGCGGTGATCCGGATCGGTCAAAAGGTCCTCAAGAACGGGGCGATGATCACGCTCGCCGCCGCGGCGTTCGTCGGGATCTTTTTCCTCAAAATTCCGTTCCCGTTGATCATTCTCGGGGCGGGGCTCATCGGCCTGGCGGGCGGGAGAATGGCGCCGAAGCATTTTCTCGTCGTGAAAGGGCACGGGGCGTCGTCTTCGTCCGGTTCCGGCGCGGTCCTCGACACGCACCATGAAACCCCGGATCACGCCCATCCGACCCTCGTTCATACCCTCAAGGTCCTGGGTCTCTGTCTGCCGCTTTGGTTTCTCCCGCTGATCGCCCTGTCTCTGCGGCGCGGCAGCGAGGACGTCTTCTTCCGCATGGGCATCTTTTTCTCCAAGGCCGCCATGGTGACCTTCGGCGGCGCGTATGCGGTCCTGCCCTACGTCGCCCAGGAGTGCGTGAAGACCTACGGGTGGTTGACCGGCGCCCAGATGATGGACGGACTGGGGTTGGCCGAAACGACGCCGGGTCCTCTCATCATGGTGGTGAACTTCGTGGGCTTCGTCGGGGCCTGGCAACACGCGGGCGGCCTGCCGCCCTGGCTCGCGGGAGTCTTCGGAGGTCTCGTCGCCACGTACTTCACGTTCCTTCCGTGCTTTCTCTGGATCTTCCTGGGGGCGCCCTACGTCGAAAAATTGCGGGGCAACGTCCAACTCACGTCCGCCCTTTCGGCGATCACCGCCGCGGTGGTCGGCGTCGTCCTGAACCTCGCCGTGTTCTTCGGCGGCCACGTCCTGAAACCCGAGGGGCGGGGTTTTGATTTCGCAGCCCTGATGTTGGCCGCGATCGCCTTTTTTGGCATGCGGAAATGGAATTGGGACATCGTCTGGGTGGCCCTGGGAGCCGCCTTCGCGGGGCTCCTTCTTCACATTGGACATCTCATTCCGATTTGA